A single region of the Variovorax paradoxus genome encodes:
- a CDS encoding MFS transporter, whose amino-acid sequence MHCAEPAPARGWLALLCASRLLQAMIVTAYSGVLPFMMADWHMTAAQAGSIQSAWHIGYMSSLFAVGLLADRFGPHRVFLVGSIISAFAAAAFAVFAHDHRSAMLLYGLTGLCAGASYTPGLQLLARNTDPAVRGRAMGLFLGAASMGYALSLAMVAVLSHVQHWRLGLFVAAGCTFAGALLTLPALRRMRPPAPPASAGTPREGAWHALRETVRDKPAMAGNWAYAFHCWELMALWAWLPAYLVASAGGSTPWQGAGIALAALAHLVSVFGSIAGGSASDRFGRARIMMVATVASLCMSFSFGWMWAWPLWLLAAMAAIYNLLAIADSSVYSTALADVVAPHRLGVAYSVRSVMGFGAGALSPWVFGLALDWGQSHFGFGSTYGWVAAWSSVGLGALLGPWMIVRFSRLNQARVPSR is encoded by the coding sequence GTGCACTGCGCTGAGCCGGCGCCCGCACGCGGATGGCTGGCGCTGCTGTGCGCGAGCCGGCTGCTGCAGGCGATGATCGTTACAGCCTACTCCGGCGTGCTGCCCTTCATGATGGCCGACTGGCACATGACGGCCGCGCAGGCCGGTTCTATCCAGAGCGCCTGGCACATCGGCTACATGAGCTCGCTGTTCGCGGTGGGCCTGCTGGCCGATCGCTTCGGCCCGCATCGCGTGTTCCTTGTCGGCAGCATCATCAGTGCATTCGCTGCAGCGGCTTTCGCGGTCTTCGCACACGACCATCGTTCGGCCATGCTGCTCTACGGCCTGACGGGGTTGTGCGCGGGCGCCTCGTACACGCCCGGCCTGCAGCTCCTGGCGCGCAACACCGATCCCGCCGTGCGCGGCCGCGCGATGGGGCTGTTTCTCGGCGCGGCGTCGATGGGCTATGCCTTGTCGCTCGCGATGGTGGCGGTGTTGAGCCATGTGCAGCACTGGCGGCTCGGGCTGTTCGTGGCGGCGGGCTGCACCTTCGCGGGTGCGTTGCTGACGCTGCCCGCACTGCGGCGCATGCGCCCGCCCGCGCCGCCCGCCAGTGCCGGCACGCCGCGCGAAGGCGCTTGGCATGCACTGCGCGAAACGGTGCGCGACAAGCCCGCGATGGCCGGCAACTGGGCCTATGCATTCCATTGCTGGGAGCTGATGGCGCTGTGGGCGTGGCTGCCCGCCTACCTCGTCGCTTCCGCGGGCGGCAGTACGCCGTGGCAAGGCGCGGGCATTGCACTGGCAGCGCTTGCGCACCTGGTGAGCGTGTTCGGCAGCATCGCGGGCGGCTCCGCGTCCGACCGGTTCGGCCGTGCGCGAATCATGATGGTCGCCACGGTGGCCAGCCTGTGCATGTCGTTCAGCTTCGGCTGGATGTGGGCCTGGCCGCTGTGGCTGCTGGCCGCGATGGCCGCCATCTACAACCTGCTTGCCATCGCGGATTCGTCGGTCTATTCGACCGCGCTGGCCGACGTGGTGGCGCCGCACCGCTTGGGCGTGGCGTACTCGGTACGCTCGGTGATGGGCTTCGGCGCGGGTGCCTTGAGCCCCTGGGTGTTCGGCCTGGCGCTGGACTGGGGACAGTCGCACTTCGGCTTCGGCAGCACCTACGGCTGGGTCGCGGCATGGAGCTCCGTCGGGCTCGGTGCGCTGCTGGGGCCGTGGATGATCGTGCGCTTCTCAAGGCTGAACCAGGCCCGCGTCCCATCCAGGTGA
- a CDS encoding GNAT family N-acetyltransferase, giving the protein MPSQTLASTSFEIVDAEPHHMPAVQAIYSHYVLHDLCSFEEEVPTVQQMQARRADVLARGLPYLVAMKDGEAAGYAYASPYRSRSAYRHTVEDSVYIAQGMQGHGIGKALLQAVIGRCTDGGFTQMVAVVGNSANAGSQRLHESLGFDTVGVLRNVGFKFGQWVDTVLMQRALR; this is encoded by the coding sequence ATGCCCTCACAGACTCTCGCCTCCACCTCCTTCGAGATCGTCGACGCCGAACCGCACCACATGCCCGCGGTGCAGGCCATCTACAGCCACTACGTGCTGCACGACCTGTGCTCCTTCGAGGAAGAGGTTCCCACCGTCCAGCAGATGCAGGCGCGGCGCGCCGACGTGCTTGCGCGCGGCCTGCCCTACCTTGTGGCAATGAAGGACGGCGAAGCGGCAGGCTATGCCTATGCAAGCCCCTACCGCAGCCGGTCCGCGTACCGCCACACGGTGGAGGATTCGGTCTACATCGCGCAAGGCATGCAGGGCCACGGCATCGGCAAGGCGCTGCTTCAGGCGGTGATCGGGCGCTGCACCGACGGCGGCTTCACGCAGATGGTCGCGGTGGTCGGCAACAGCGCCAATGCCGGATCTCAGCGCCTGCACGAAAGCCTTGGCTTCGACACGGTGGGCGTGCTGCGCAACGTGGGCTTCAAGTTTGGGCAGTGGGTCGACACCGTGCTCATGCAACGTGCACTGCGCTGA
- a CDS encoding LysR family transcriptional regulator produces MQSIRNTLEKTLNLDQLKSFGLVIETGSFSAAADRLGLTQPAVSLQIRQLERKLAVRLVERVGRQAKATPAGAALLLHAQHIETAVENAIDALADHTSGVTGRVRLGAGATACLYFLPGLLRGLREQFPALGIVVSTGNTDDQVRKVEENSIDLALVTLPAAGRSLSVLPVLDDEFVAIGRGDLAPLKARVGPADLAALPLVLFEPAANTRKLVDRWFAAEGLQPQPVMELGSVEAMKEMVAAGLGYGIVPRMAMAGRGAHPGLKTSRLNPGMHRTLAIVIRRDKPVSKALRVVLDAILAAGKTGSSAVTPAVTPVKRPKT; encoded by the coding sequence ATGCAAAGCATAAGGAATACTTTGGAAAAGACATTGAACCTCGACCAGCTGAAGTCCTTCGGGCTGGTCATTGAAACCGGCAGCTTCTCCGCCGCAGCCGACAGGCTCGGCCTCACGCAGCCCGCGGTAAGCCTGCAGATCCGTCAGCTGGAGCGCAAGCTGGCCGTGCGCCTGGTGGAGCGTGTGGGCCGGCAGGCCAAGGCCACGCCCGCCGGTGCGGCACTGCTGCTGCACGCCCAGCACATCGAGACCGCGGTGGAGAACGCCATCGACGCCTTGGCGGACCACACCAGCGGCGTGACCGGCCGTGTTCGGCTGGGCGCCGGCGCAACGGCCTGCCTTTATTTCCTGCCGGGCTTGCTGCGCGGCTTGCGGGAGCAGTTTCCGGCCCTTGGCATCGTGGTGAGCACCGGCAATACCGACGACCAGGTCCGCAAGGTGGAAGAAAACAGCATCGACCTCGCACTGGTCACGCTGCCGGCGGCGGGCCGTTCGCTGAGCGTGCTGCCGGTGCTGGACGACGAGTTCGTTGCCATCGGCCGCGGCGATCTCGCTCCGCTGAAAGCCCGCGTGGGGCCAGCCGACCTGGCCGCGCTCCCGCTGGTGCTGTTCGAGCCCGCGGCCAACACGCGCAAGCTGGTCGACCGGTGGTTTGCCGCCGAAGGCCTGCAGCCGCAGCCAGTGATGGAGCTGGGCAGTGTCGAGGCCATGAAGGAGATGGTGGCCGCGGGGCTGGGCTACGGCATCGTGCCGCGCATGGCCATGGCGGGCCGCGGCGCCCACCCCGGGTTGAAGACAAGCCGACTGAACCCCGGCATGCACCGCACGCTGGCCATCGTGATACGGCGCGACAAGCCGGTCAGCAAGGCGCTGCGCGTGGTGCTCGATGCGATTCTTGCGGCGGGCAAGACGGGGAGTTCGGCCGTTACTCCGGCCGTTACTCCGGTGAAAAGGCCGAAGACGTAG
- a CDS encoding MFS transporter codes for MMNSPSSNPCIDDLSPEPVKTTRSAWLAVSSIAVGTFAMVSTEFMPIGLLTDIARGLNVSDGTAGLMITMPGVLAAFAGPGLIVASGRLDRRTVLIALTTLLIASNLLAAFAPNFATMLVARLMLGLCVGGFWTFAPAAATQLVPQASKARAMSLVLAGVSAATVLGVPAGSLLGTLFGWRASFAVTGALAAVVLLVQLWLLPAIPPVRAIGARDLLTPLTRRMAQVGLLAVLFFIAGHFAAYTYLKPLLQQVFGLAPHSVSTLLLVYGAVGFIGTFLGGSLVARSVRGTTLLAALMLATALLLSTVIGSGFVAGAVVVFIWGVAFGLIPVALTGWMMEAVPDAPEAGQALLVSGFQVAIASGALIGGVTVDNYGISSAMVLSGALVLVAALIVGTLGRARGGAARATSSAFSPE; via the coding sequence ATGATGAATTCACCCAGCAGCAACCCCTGCATCGACGATCTGTCGCCCGAGCCGGTCAAGACGACCCGCTCCGCCTGGCTGGCCGTCAGCTCGATTGCCGTCGGCACCTTCGCAATGGTTTCGACCGAGTTCATGCCCATCGGCCTCCTGACCGACATCGCCCGCGGGCTCAATGTGTCCGACGGCACGGCCGGCCTGATGATCACCATGCCCGGCGTTCTCGCTGCGTTCGCAGGGCCCGGGCTCATCGTCGCTTCGGGGCGCCTGGACCGGCGCACGGTGCTGATTGCGCTCACCACGCTGCTGATCGCATCAAACCTGCTGGCGGCCTTTGCGCCCAACTTCGCCACCATGCTGGTCGCGCGACTCATGCTGGGCCTGTGCGTGGGCGGCTTCTGGACCTTTGCACCGGCCGCCGCCACCCAGTTGGTACCGCAAGCCTCGAAGGCGCGGGCCATGTCGCTGGTGCTGGCTGGCGTATCCGCGGCCACGGTGCTCGGCGTGCCCGCGGGCTCCTTGCTTGGCACGCTGTTCGGCTGGCGCGCCTCGTTCGCGGTGACGGGCGCGCTTGCCGCGGTCGTGCTGCTGGTGCAGCTGTGGCTGTTGCCTGCAATACCGCCAGTGCGCGCCATCGGCGCACGCGACCTGCTCACACCGTTGACGCGCCGCATGGCGCAGGTCGGCCTGCTTGCCGTGCTGTTCTTCATCGCCGGCCACTTCGCGGCCTACACCTACCTGAAGCCGCTGCTGCAGCAGGTGTTCGGCCTGGCGCCGCACTCGGTCTCCACGCTGCTGCTGGTGTACGGCGCCGTGGGCTTCATCGGCACCTTCCTCGGCGGCAGCCTGGTGGCGCGCAGCGTGCGCGGCACCACCCTGCTCGCGGCACTGATGCTTGCGACCGCGCTGCTGCTCTCGACGGTGATCGGCAGCGGCTTCGTGGCCGGCGCGGTGGTGGTCTTTATCTGGGGCGTGGCCTTCGGCCTGATTCCGGTGGCGCTCACGGGCTGGATGATGGAAGCGGTGCCTGATGCACCCGAAGCCGGACAGGCACTGCTGGTGAGCGGCTTCCAGGTGGCCATTGCCTCGGGTGCGCTGATCGGCGGCGTGACGGTCGACAACTACGGCATCTCGAGCGCCATGGTGCTCAGCGGCGCGCTGGTGCTGGTTGCCGCGCTCATCGTCGGCACGCTGGGCCGCGCACGCGGCGGCGCGGCGCGGGCTACGTCTTCGGCCTTTTCACCGGAGTAA
- the ppc gene encoding phosphoenolpyruvate carboxylase, which produces MKASKTPAPAKRRQAEDQPLIDDIRLLGRILGDVIREQEGEESYALVEKIRTLSVAFRRDADHAADRALKNLLKGLSAAETVRVIRAFTYFSHLANLAEDRHLIRRRTEAERAGESADGDLQTALARIRKAGVKPDEVVASLAHSYVSPVLTAHPTEVQRKSILDAERAIAQLLTTRDEIKLRQSAYAGGKDALTPLEFAENETQMRIRVTQIWQTRLLRFSKLTVADEIENALSYYEATFLREIPRVYADLEKTLGQNGVVPSVAPFLRMGQWIGGDRDGNPNVTAETLEYALRRQAELALRHYLTEVHYLGGELSLSATLVDVSVEMQALAERSPDTSEHRKDEPYRRALTGVYARLAATLRDLTGGEAARHAVPPQNPYTAAEEFLADLRTVEESLNEKHGSVLAAPRLRPLIRAVEVFGFHLATVDLRQSSDKHEAVIAELLATARIEPSYASLAEEAKQQLLLKLLDDARPLRVPDAEYSPLAQSELAIFAAARNARARYGAAAIRHYIISHTETVSDLLEALLLQKEVGLLRGAMGSNATCDLIVVPLFETIEDLRNAAPIVRAFYALPGIAELIERSGAEQDVMLGYSDSNKDGGIFTSNWELYRAGIALVSLFDELNKKKKNNPIRLRMFHGRGGTVGRGGGPSYQAILAQPPGTVRGQIRLTEQGEVIGSKYANREIGRRNLETLVAATLEATLLPQGKSAPATFLSAAAELSTASMAAYRKLVYETPGFGDYFFGSTPIREIAELNIGSRPASRNPSHKIDDLRAVPWSFSWGQCRLTIPGWFGFGSGVEQFLASAGTPAARKERVALLRRMYAQWPFFRTLLSNMDMVLAKSDLALASRYAELVGDRKLRQKVFSMIDTEWHRTSDALTLITGAKQRLEGNAEMQRSVRHRFPYIDPLHHLQVELMRRYRAGEGGERLQRGIHISINGVAAGLRNTG; this is translated from the coding sequence ATGAAAGCCAGCAAGACTCCTGCGCCCGCGAAGCGCCGGCAAGCCGAAGACCAGCCACTGATCGACGACATCCGGCTGTTGGGCCGCATCCTCGGCGACGTCATCCGCGAGCAGGAGGGCGAAGAGAGTTACGCGCTGGTCGAGAAGATTCGCACGCTCTCGGTGGCTTTTCGCCGCGACGCGGACCATGCGGCCGACCGCGCACTCAAGAACCTGCTCAAGGGCCTGAGCGCGGCCGAAACGGTGCGCGTGATTCGCGCCTTCACCTACTTCAGCCACTTGGCCAACCTGGCGGAAGACCGGCACCTGATTCGCCGCCGCACAGAGGCCGAGCGTGCCGGCGAGAGCGCCGACGGCGACCTGCAGACCGCTCTTGCACGCATCCGCAAGGCCGGCGTCAAGCCCGACGAGGTGGTGGCCTCTCTTGCACACAGCTACGTGTCGCCAGTGCTTACCGCACACCCCACTGAAGTGCAGCGCAAGAGCATCCTCGACGCAGAGCGCGCCATTGCGCAGCTGCTCACCACGCGCGACGAAATCAAGCTTCGCCAGAGCGCCTACGCAGGTGGCAAGGACGCGCTCACGCCGCTCGAATTTGCGGAGAACGAAACGCAGATGCGCATCCGCGTCACGCAGATCTGGCAGACGCGCCTGTTGCGCTTCTCCAAGCTCACGGTGGCCGACGAAATCGAAAACGCGCTGAGCTATTACGAAGCCACCTTCCTGCGCGAGATTCCGCGCGTCTATGCCGACCTCGAAAAAACTCTGGGCCAGAACGGCGTGGTGCCCTCCGTGGCGCCCTTCCTGCGCATGGGCCAATGGATCGGCGGCGACCGCGACGGCAACCCGAACGTCACGGCCGAAACGCTCGAGTACGCATTGCGCCGGCAAGCCGAGCTGGCATTGCGTCACTACCTGACCGAGGTGCACTACCTCGGCGGAGAGCTCTCGCTCTCGGCCACGCTGGTGGATGTGTCCGTTGAGATGCAGGCGCTGGCCGAGCGCTCGCCGGACACCAGCGAGCACCGCAAGGACGAGCCCTACCGCCGCGCACTCACCGGCGTGTATGCGCGCCTTGCGGCCACGCTGCGCGACCTGACCGGCGGTGAAGCCGCGCGCCACGCCGTGCCGCCGCAAAACCCCTATACCGCGGCCGAAGAATTCCTGGCCGACCTTCGCACCGTGGAAGAGTCGCTCAACGAAAAGCACGGCAGCGTGCTGGCCGCGCCGCGCCTGCGGCCGTTGATCCGGGCGGTGGAGGTGTTCGGTTTTCACCTGGCGACGGTCGACCTGCGCCAGAGTTCCGACAAGCACGAAGCCGTGATCGCCGAACTGCTGGCCACCGCGCGCATCGAGCCCTCGTATGCCTCGCTCGCCGAGGAAGCCAAGCAGCAGTTGCTGCTCAAGCTGCTCGACGACGCACGTCCGCTGCGCGTGCCCGATGCCGAGTATTCGCCGCTCGCGCAAAGCGAGCTTGCGATCTTCGCGGCAGCGCGCAACGCGCGCGCACGCTACGGCGCGGCGGCCATCCGCCACTACATCATCAGCCACACCGAAACGGTGAGCGACCTGCTCGAGGCCTTGCTGCTGCAAAAGGAAGTGGGCCTGCTGCGTGGTGCAATGGGCAGCAACGCAACCTGCGACCTGATCGTGGTGCCGCTGTTCGAAACCATCGAAGACCTGCGCAACGCCGCGCCCATCGTGCGAGCCTTCTACGCCCTGCCCGGTATTGCCGAGCTGATAGAGCGCTCGGGCGCCGAACAGGACGTGATGCTCGGCTACAGCGACAGCAACAAGGACGGCGGCATCTTCACCAGCAACTGGGAGCTCTACCGCGCGGGCATTGCGCTGGTGTCGCTGTTCGACGAGCTCAACAAGAAAAAGAAGAACAATCCCATCCGCCTGCGCATGTTCCATGGCCGCGGCGGCACGGTGGGACGCGGCGGCGGCCCGAGCTACCAGGCCATCCTCGCGCAGCCGCCGGGCACGGTGCGCGGCCAGATCCGGCTCACCGAACAGGGCGAAGTCATCGGCTCGAAATACGCCAACCGCGAGATCGGCCGGCGCAACCTCGAAACGCTGGTGGCCGCCACGCTCGAAGCCACGCTGCTGCCGCAAGGCAAGTCGGCACCCGCCACCTTTCTTTCAGCGGCCGCAGAGCTGTCGACCGCGAGCATGGCGGCGTACCGCAAGCTGGTCTACGAAACCCCGGGCTTTGGCGACTATTTCTTCGGCTCCACGCCCATCCGTGAAATTGCCGAGCTCAACATCGGCTCGCGCCCCGCATCGCGCAACCCGAGCCACAAGATCGACGACCTGCGCGCCGTGCCATGGAGCTTCAGCTGGGGCCAGTGCCGGCTCACCATACCGGGCTGGTTCGGCTTCGGCTCGGGCGTGGAGCAGTTCCTGGCGTCGGCCGGCACCCCGGCCGCGCGCAAGGAGCGCGTGGCGCTGCTGCGCCGCATGTATGCGCAATGGCCGTTCTTTCGCACCCTGCTCTCCAACATGGACATGGTGCTTGCCAAGAGCGATCTCGCATTGGCCTCGCGTTATGCCGAACTGGTAGGCGACCGCAAGCTGCGCCAGAAGGTGTTCTCGATGATCGACACCGAATGGCATCGCACCTCCGACGCGCTCACGCTGATCACCGGCGCCAAGCAGCGCCTCGAAGGCAACGCCGAGATGCAGCGCTCGGTGCGCCACCGCTTTCCGTACATCGATCCGCTGCATCACCTGCAGGTCGAGCTGATGCGGCGCTATCGCGCGGGCGAAGGCGGCGAGCGGCTGCAGCGGGGCATCCACATTTCAATCAACGGCGTGGCAGCCGGCTTGCGCAACACGGGCTGA
- the hemC gene encoding hydroxymethylbilane synthase, protein MYFLGAILSNIVIATRESRLALWQAEHVQALLQERGHTVSLLGMTTRGDQILDKSLSKVGGKGLFVKELELALEEGRADIAVHSLKDVPMDLPEGFVLACVLEREDPRDALVSPRYASLEELPQGAVVGTSSLRRVVLLRAMRPDLRIEPLRGNLDTRLRKLDEGQYDAIVLAAAGLKRLGLESRIRVAFDPDTMLPAAGQGALGIEVRADRADLIALLAPLSYRSDWLATAAERAVSRSMGGSCSMPLAAHARWQTDGTLRIDAAWGDPEGNAALVRIHAQAEAADFAQAGALGERAADLLRDAGAH, encoded by the coding sequence ATGTACTTTTTGGGAGCGATCTTGAGCAACATCGTGATCGCCACGCGCGAAAGCCGGCTGGCCCTGTGGCAAGCCGAACACGTGCAAGCGCTGCTGCAAGAAAGAGGCCACACGGTCAGCCTGCTGGGAATGACCACGCGGGGCGACCAGATCCTCGACAAGTCGCTCAGCAAGGTGGGCGGCAAGGGCCTCTTCGTGAAAGAACTCGAACTCGCCCTGGAAGAAGGCCGCGCCGACATCGCGGTGCATTCGCTCAAGGACGTGCCGATGGATTTGCCCGAGGGCTTTGTCCTGGCCTGCGTGCTCGAGCGCGAAGACCCGCGCGACGCGCTGGTGTCGCCGCGGTATGCCTCGCTGGAAGAACTGCCGCAGGGCGCGGTGGTCGGTACCTCGAGCCTTCGTCGCGTGGTGCTGCTGCGCGCCATGAGGCCCGACCTGCGCATCGAGCCGCTGCGGGGGAATCTCGACACCCGGCTGCGCAAGCTCGACGAAGGCCAGTACGACGCCATCGTGCTCGCGGCGGCCGGGCTCAAGCGGCTCGGCCTCGAATCGCGCATCCGCGTCGCGTTCGATCCCGACACCATGCTGCCGGCGGCAGGACAGGGCGCGCTCGGCATCGAGGTGCGGGCCGACCGCGCCGACCTGATTGCATTGCTCGCGCCGCTGTCGTACCGCAGCGACTGGCTGGCCACTGCCGCCGAGCGCGCGGTGAGCCGATCGATGGGTGGCAGCTGCTCTATGCCGCTGGCGGCGCACGCACGCTGGCAGACCGACGGCACGCTGCGCATCGATGCCGCCTGGGGCGACCCTGAAGGAAATGCCGCGCTGGTGCGGATTCACGCCCAGGCCGAAGCAGCCGATTTCGCGCAGGCAGGCGCGCTCGGCGAACGGGCCGCGGATCTGCTGCGCGATGCAGGCGCGCACTGA
- a CDS encoding uroporphyrinogen-III synthase — MAAKPVIVTRPAREAAQWVDDFRAAGLAAAALPLIVIEPATDVEPLRAAWRRISDFAALMFVSAAAVEHFFFHAEKNAVAAGPRFWATGPGTARALRRAGVPDEAIDAPPPDAASFDSEALWERVKGQVSAGVRVLIVRGGDAAGNPKGRDWLANEIDAAHGLRDTVVAYRRLPPSLGDEERALALDGAQGRAIWLFSSSEAIANLRLAMPSTDWQAAGAVATHARIGEAARAAGFGTVCVCSPQREALIASIESFS; from the coding sequence ATGGCCGCCAAGCCTGTCATTGTCACGCGGCCGGCCCGCGAGGCCGCGCAGTGGGTGGACGACTTTCGCGCCGCGGGCCTGGCTGCGGCGGCGTTGCCGCTGATCGTGATCGAACCGGCAACCGACGTGGAACCCCTGCGGGCCGCCTGGCGGCGAATTTCGGACTTCGCCGCCCTGATGTTCGTGAGCGCGGCCGCAGTCGAGCACTTCTTTTTCCATGCCGAGAAGAATGCAGTGGCGGCGGGGCCGCGCTTCTGGGCCACCGGCCCCGGCACTGCGCGTGCCCTTCGGCGCGCCGGCGTGCCCGACGAAGCCATCGACGCACCGCCGCCCGATGCAGCGAGCTTCGACTCCGAAGCCCTGTGGGAACGGGTGAAAGGCCAGGTTTCGGCGGGCGTGCGGGTGCTGATCGTGCGCGGCGGCGACGCGGCGGGCAACCCCAAAGGGCGCGACTGGCTCGCCAACGAAATTGATGCCGCGCATGGATTGCGCGACACGGTGGTCGCCTACCGTCGCCTGCCGCCCTCCCTTGGCGACGAGGAGCGCGCGCTCGCACTCGACGGTGCACAAGGGCGTGCAATCTGGCTGTTTAGCAGCTCGGAGGCGATCGCCAATTTGCGGCTGGCAATGCCCTCGACCGACTGGCAGGCCGCCGGCGCGGTGGCCACTCACGCACGCATTGGCGAAGCCGCGCGCGCTGCGGGTTTCGGCACGGTGTGCGTGTGCAGCCCCCAGCGTGAGGCGTTGATCGCGTCGATAGAATCCTTCTCATGA
- a CDS encoding uroporphyrinogen-III C-methyltransferase yields the protein MSAASPSDDFSPPTAAAPVPATLAAPQSPEALAAAATTLSRIGFGLLAIVSLAALAIAIALWQKVSGMQEQLARQSADAQAQSLEARTLARQAMDTVRDTAARAALTETRVAEVALQRSQLEELMQSLSRSRDENLVVDIESAVRLALQQAQVTGSVEPLLAALKSGDLRIARAAQPRLAPLQRAMQRDADRLRSSASADSGEALQKLDELMRSVDDLPPLNAVATRGSGVNAWQPEPIPADAAWWERALLTVRAELRSLVRVGRIERPEAVLLAPDQTYFLRENLKLKLLNARLSLLSRQVDSARSELATVSASLNRYFDPASRRTQAAATLLQQLQAQVKTSEPPRIDDTLAALATAAAGR from the coding sequence ATGAGTGCCGCGTCTCCGTCCGACGACTTCTCCCCCCCAACTGCCGCCGCGCCGGTGCCCGCAACGCTCGCGGCGCCGCAGTCGCCAGAGGCGCTGGCGGCCGCCGCAACAACGCTCTCCCGCATCGGCTTTGGCCTGCTGGCCATCGTGTCGCTCGCGGCCCTGGCCATTGCGATCGCGCTTTGGCAGAAGGTGAGCGGCATGCAAGAGCAGCTCGCGCGCCAGAGCGCGGATGCGCAGGCCCAATCGCTCGAGGCGCGCACGCTCGCGCGGCAGGCAATGGACACTGTGCGCGACACCGCCGCACGCGCCGCCCTCACCGAAACCCGTGTGGCCGAAGTTGCGCTGCAGCGCTCGCAACTCGAAGAACTCATGCAAAGCCTCTCGCGTTCGCGCGACGAGAACCTGGTGGTCGACATCGAATCGGCCGTGCGCCTGGCCTTGCAGCAGGCCCAGGTCACGGGCAGCGTGGAGCCCTTGCTGGCAGCGCTCAAGTCCGGCGACCTGCGCATCGCGCGCGCCGCGCAGCCCAGGCTCGCGCCGCTGCAGCGCGCCATGCAGCGCGACGCCGACCGCCTGCGCAGCAGCGCGAGCGCCGACAGCGGCGAGGCGCTGCAGAAACTGGACGAACTGATGCGCAGCGTGGACGACCTGCCGCCACTCAACGCCGTGGCCACGCGCGGCTCCGGCGTCAATGCCTGGCAGCCAGAGCCCATTCCGGCCGATGCGGCCTGGTGGGAGCGGGCGCTGTTGACCGTGCGTGCCGAACTGCGGTCGCTGGTGCGCGTCGGTCGCATCGAGCGGCCGGAGGCCGTGCTGCTGGCGCCCGACCAGACGTACTTTCTGCGCGAGAACCTCAAGCTCAAGCTGCTCAATGCAAGGCTTTCGCTGCTGTCCCGGCAGGTGGATTCCGCGCGCAGCGAGCTCGCCACGGTGTCCGCATCGCTGAACCGCTATTTCGATCCCGCGTCGCGGCGCACGCAAGCGGCCGCTACGCTGCTGCAGCAGCTCCAGGCACAGGTGAAGACCTCCGAACCTCCGCGCATCGACGACACCTTGGCCGCGCTGGCGACGGCAGCGGCGGGGCGCTGA